The DNA segment TCTTTTGGTCTTATAATGTGAACGGTAAAAAACTTGGATTGTTGACTCAAGGGCGACGGATCATCCTACTGGTACCTCTGATCAGTTTCTCTCATATTATCCAAGAGAACGAATTAGGATTGCAGATGGGTCGTTCGCACCGTGTTGCAGGAAAAGGGGATTTATCTCCGTTTGAGGGTTTGGTTTTTGCGGGACGTTTTACATGTTCcttaaatttcatataatttgttaTCCATCAGTAAGATTACAAGAGATTTGAATTGTCAGCAATTTTTTTCACCCGACTCTGTTTTATTTCAGGATCTAAGCTTGGGGACGACGATTGACACTTCCCGGCACGATGGGGACTCTACTTCCTAACTGATGATGTTTCCTCTAGGGATGATTATAGGACTAGCCTTGTCTCCTTAAATTTTTCTACCTCTGAGAATGATTTTCTGTTATGGCATTACCGCTTAGGGCATCCGAACTTTCAGTACATGAAACACTTATTTCCGCATGTATTTCGCAATATTAATGTGTCTTCTTTAAAGTGTGAAGTGTGTATTCATGCCAAACAGAGTCGTGTCTCCTTCCACTCCCAGCCCTATAAACCATCCAAACCCTTCACCTTAGTCcacagtgatgtttggggtccctcaCCAACCACAACCTCCACAGGGAAACACTGGTTTGTCACTTTTATAGACGACCACACTCGGCTTACTTGGGTCTTTCTTCTCACTAATAAGTCTGAGGTGTTATCTATATTCCAACAATTTATGCCACTGTGGAAACCCAGTTTAATGTCAGGATTGGTATTTTGAGAAGTGACAATGGGTGGGAATTCTTTAACGCTTCCTTCCAGGAGTTTCTTTGCTTCCAAGAGGATTATCCACCAGAGTTCGTGTGCCTACACTCCCCAACAAAATGGGGTAGCAGAGAGGAAAAATCGTCATTTGGTTGAAGTTGCTAGGTCCTTAATGCTATCCACATCACTCTCGTCTTACCTATGGGGTGATGCCATCCTTACTACTGCTCACTTAATCAACGAATGCCTTCCCGGGTCCTCAATTTTCAAAACCCCTTAGACTGTTTAAAAAAGTCATACCCTACAACTCGTTTAGTCTCCGATGTACCACTTCGAGTTTTTGGCTGTGTTGCCTTTGTTCACTCTCATTGTCCAAACCGCACGAAATTTACCACCCATGCTCAAAagtgtgtctttgttgggtatccaCTTCATCAGCGCGGGTATAAATGTTACCACCATCCTCTCGCAAATATTTCGTTTCCATGGATATCACCTTCCTTAAGGATCAGCCCTTCTTCCCTGTTAGCCATTCCAGGGGGAGACCTCTAATGAAGAGACTAACTGATATCCACATATACAATTCCTTTGAGTCTGCCCCTATTCCCGAACATGTTGGTCCTATCCTTCCTACCAATCAAGTCTcatggataacatactataggaagaatatCAGGAAGGAAGCAGCGTCACTGTTGCATCTCCGGCTCGCGTCCATGAGTCAAACCCGACATCAAGTACGTGTATTCCTGAAATTAATGAGATTGATACTTGTACTAACAAGTgcagaaaggaaaaaaggagGAAGCGTTGCTGGATTAAACACCACTATATCCAGATGGGAAGATCGACAGTGATGAACATTCAATTCAGACACATCATCTACGAAAAATGTAGAGTGAATTACTAGAACATTGAAAAAATTGTGAGTTTCTGAAAGATTGAACCAACAGGAAGAGAGAGGGACTAGTGATCCACAAATGGAAATTATCTGACAGTATTTGAAGGAATTGATTTGCTTCTCTTGGATCTTCCAATAAGCCCCTGAGGAAAGGTATTCGGTCATGTTACAAGGTACACCCATGCATAGTTACATTGACATACAGTAACATGTCATTCTTGGAATTTAGGGCCTTTACCACTAGTTTAGATGCAGGAGGTGATACGAGGTAACATACAGGAAGCAATGGGGAACTGAAAGTTGGAAAGCTGCTGTTATGGAGAAAAGCTGAAAATGGAACGTCTGAGATCCAACCTACCTAAAGGGCACAGACGGTTGGGTGCAAATGGTGTTTTCACTATAAAGTACAATGTCAGATGGGACTGTGATTCGATACAAAGCCATTGTTAGTTGCCAAAGGGTTTACTCAAACCTTGGGGTAGATTTACTCGAGACATTCTCCTCCCGTAGCCAAACTCAATTACTATCCGAGTATTGCTATCAGTTGGCAGTTAACAAAGGATTGGCCTTTGCATCAAATGGGATGAATCTCTCTCTTTTCCCTGAGGAAAGGTATTCGGTCATGTACAAGGTACCCcatgcatagttacatgacataCAGTAACCTGTCATCTGAATTTAGGGCCTTTACCACTAGTTTAGATGCAGGGGTGATACCGAGTAACATACAGGAAGCAATGGGAACTGAAGTTTGGAAAGCTGCTGTTATGGAGGAGATGAGAGCTGTGGAGAAAAATGGAACGTGAGACCAGGTGATCCTACCTAAAGGGCACAAGACGGTTGGGTGCAAATGGGTTTTCACTATAAAGTACAAGTCAGATGGGACTGTTGATCGATACAAAGCCATGTTAGTTGCCAAAGGGTTTACTCAAACCTTTGGGGTAGATTACTCCGAGACATTCTCTCCCGTAGCCAAACTCAATACTATCCGAGTATTGCTATCAGTTGCAGTTAACAAAGATTGGCCTTTgcatcaaatggatgtaaagaaTGCCTTTCTCAATGGAGAACTTGAGAAGGAAGTCCACATGAATCCTCCTCCCGGATTTGAAGATCAGTTCAAACAGCGAGTCTGCCGGCTGAGAAAGTCgctatatgggttgaaacaatctCCGAGAGCCTGGTTTGACAGATTTGCCACCTTTGTCAAAGGACAAGGGTATACCCAAGGGTACTCAAATCATACACTTTTTACAAAGAAGTCAACTTCAAGGAAGGTAGCAGTTCTCATTGTGTACATTGACGTTATTGTGCTCTCCGGTGATGATGATGTTGAAATTGTGAAACTCAAAGCAAAGATGGCcaaagagtttgaaattaaagaccttggGAAGTTAAGATACTTTCTCGGAATGGAAGTAGCCCGATCTAGGGACGGAATCTCAGTGTCCCAACGAAAATACACGATTGATCTTCTAACGAAAATAGGAATGACTGGGTGCAAACCTGCTGACACCCcagttgaatataattcaaaactCAGCAATACTAATAACAGTGTTCCGGTcaataaagaaaggtatcagcGGTTAGTTgggaaattgatatacttatctcATATGAGACCTGATATTTCATATGCAGTGAGTGTCgtcagtcagtttatgcaggctCCTTGTGAAGAACACATGACAGCAGTTGAACGCATCCTTCGATATCTGAAAGGTACACCAGGTAAGGGGTTAACGTTCAAGAAGTCCGATAAACGCTGCATTGAAGtctacactgattctgattgggcagggtctgttgttgatagaaaatcaacatcagggtATTACACATTTGTTTGGGGTAATCTTGTGACCTGGAGGAGCAAGAAACAGGGAGTTGTGGCCAAAAGTAGTGCAGAAGCTGAGTATTGAGTCATGAGtttagggatatgtgaagaGATCTGGTTGATGAAAGTGTTGTCAAATCTTCATCAAGACAATGAGCTCCCAATGAAActgttttgtgacaataaggcaGTAATAAATATTGCAAATAATCCTGTTCAGCATGACAGAACAAAACACGTTGAGATCGACCGACACTTCATCAAGGAAAGACTTGACAACGGAAGTATATGCATTCCTTATGTTCCCTTAAATCAGCAAATTGCATATGTGCTCACAAAAGGATTACTGAAACAAAGTTTTGATTACTGTgtcagcaagttgggtcttattgatatttacgccccaacttgagggggagtgtcgaAAAAGCAACTTGTAACCCTAGGGGCATTTTTAGTAATTGTGTGTATCCTAGGGCTTCCcactagtctatttatttggcatattctcttgtactttgtgtatcaaaattaataataaaaatcagtgtctatcgtggtttttctccctgtactagggtttccacgtaactgtgttgttattctcttccctattcttttatttttaacaaataatCATCAAATGGCTATAATTACAATACTCCTTGGCCCAAACATACTCTTATTTCCAAGTAACCATATTCTTTTATCTTCAATCTAGGAGGATTAATAGCAACTATTCTTCAAAGAAGATACGTGAGATCAAGAATTTCATCATCTTTTAGGACCCTTTGGAAGGTTAGAGATTCCAAACCTCTCTCACTATCTCAACACTCAAATATTTTTTGGCCcttgttttttaaaagattCCATAATTTTGCTTCTTTTAGGGCTCTTAGAAGGTCATATTTTAAATTCTTCTTTCGTGTctcaacattaaaaaaaatttatgggcAAGGTTAACAGCTGCAACATAAGTATCTATAACTTTTTCTTAATAGAAACAGAACTTTTCATTGACATAATGAAAAGAGCAAAGCTCAGATTACAGAGAGACGTGAACCAAATAAACCACTAAGGATTAGGAGATGCACCCGAAAACATAAGTAACTATAACTACACGGAAAACAATAAAATAGCCTCTCAATTTCTCCCATCTCCATCTGCCCTAAATCAAGTAGATACTAGTTGGATATGATTTTGAAagattgatttatatatttcttatttGATCTTAAGTTTACTTTTGCATGAGTAGTTGAATTTCCGATGGATGCCATCTCCCTTTCTTTCCTATTCTAAATGACTCCATGAGAACTAGGCTGTACACGACCATTGGAACATACAACAAAATGAATCTTTCCTCCAATATCCTTATAATCGTCATGGAATTAGAGCCAGTACTCTAAGGTTAAGGTTTCTTTCTAGTCATAAAGAAAGACAGACGAACAACATGATCAAAGGTTCCAGAATTTAGGAGGGGAAAAACAAAACCAGAGggagaaaaacaacaaaatggtCCTTGCCTGCTGAGTAACTCGTCCTAGGATATTGTCAGGCTGGGAGTAAACTCCTTTCATTTCATTGAACACCACCCCTAGCATGGAGGAAAACTTtagtgaagaaaaaagaatCTAGAATTTCTCTCCTATAAGTTGAGAGAATAATGCACCATGATGAGTATATGCATCAGAAATTACCTTTATAAGAAATGTCTTCTGAAGGGTCGTTTAGTTCATAATGCCAACCCTCTTGTTGAAATGTCTTAAAGTCCTCCACGCACTTAGGAAAGAAGACCGCATCCAAGTATACATCAACAAGATTATAAAAATCctagaaataaaaacaaagtcaTTTTCAGTCCACTGAAAACTGAACAATTCGCATCTCAGCCACTACAATCTTGCCTGTGACTCATGCTTACCTTTGTATTTGTTGAAGCAACTGGGTAGCATGTCCTATCAGGATATGTAAATGCATTTAAGAATGTATGTAAGCTTCCTTTCAATAATTCAACAAAAGGCTCCTTCACTGGGTACTTCCTTGATCCACACAATACACTGTGTTCTAATATGTGTGGAATTCCAGTAGAATCATTCCTGTGAAATATTTATAACTTGAGATAGAACAGAGACAACTAAGAATGACATTACATGTCCTTTCATATACCTCATGTTTTCTTCTTTCACTTATCAGTTGCTTTTtcatcaaaatgaaaaaaataccaGCAAATAATCAAACAGAAAAGTCAAAATTCGAAGTCTAACTTACGGTGGTGTACGGAATACGATCCCAAAGACCTTATTCTCATCATCATTCGCCACGGACATAACCTCCGCACCAGTCTTCTTATGTCTAAAAAGCACAGCTTTTGATTTGCACTCACCAATAAATTCCTCAGATACCTTCTCGAATCCAAGCTTCTGAGCAACCTCATCGGACACTTCTGCAAACTCTTCattcaaaaaaacaaacaaaaaacactCAGTCCCATCAAATATAGACTCAAATCCTATAAACTAAAGCACAAAAAGAAACATTAAATTGAAACTTGTTTTCACGAATTGGGTAAGAGTAAAACAcggaattaattgaaaaacaaaacagaaatgAAACTGAAACCTGGAGGGGAGTGAGCAGGGGGAGAAGCAACAGCACGCGGAGCCAGAGACGAGAACTGCTTTCCGAAGTGAAGTGAACAAGATTGCGAATAAGGCGGCAGTAATCTCAATTGACGACGGGGTAGTGAGCGTCTGGTGAGGCTGGGATTGAGACGGTGTAACTTCCTGGAAACAAAGGAGGAACATGGCGGTAATGTAGAGCGAGACAACCGGTGAGCTGAGCGGAAGAAGATTCTGTTGCAAACTAAGGATGAACAGGTGAGAGAACGGAGAAGAACAGATTTCTCCATTGATGGATTTTGATTGACAGTTTGAGAACGAAAGAGAGAAAGATGAAGATAGGGGGTTCAATGGGGCTGAAGGCTGATTGTGTGAGGATGGGAGGTTTACGAGTGGCGCTAAAACTCGCCTAAGAAAATTCCTTGGTTAATTTCTTTTTGGGTTTCAATTCATgcctaaaattataaaatgctatcaaattattgaagaaaatacaataatatttttctcgTAGACATTTTGAAACTAGTTtcactttaattttgaaaatatttgtgaaaaagttataattataaatatttaaaagactGACCTTCGAATCAACTCAAGTTATGTCCACAAGATGGAATAGGATCGGAGatgaataaattttaattaaataattaattttattactaaattgtttattatattagttttatatgacaatttgaatttaaaaatactcaaattttggcccaaaaaagccaattaatttcttttaatataaataaataaatataaatcaaattattcacatatataatctacatttaaatattaaattcaaacatattcattatctttcccaataaataatcaaatttgaaatttaaatgtaatatttatattataataataacaacataacattagataattatactaaataaatatgtagaaacTAATTGGGGCCCTTCCCCTtccccgtttagctcacgaaGATTTCAAATCCATAATTGGTTGAAAAACATGAACTCACCAAAAAGGAGAAGTTATCTAGCAAACGAGAAAAAAGTATTTACGGGAGAAATCCCCCGAGGGTCAATATTCTAGACACAGAATCTTTTCTCTCACGCATAAAGTTAAAACTACCTCAACAACGATGACAAAGAGATAAACTCTATCCATTCTCTATCGGTCATAGCTCGACGAAACTCAAATGAAAAGAAAACCAAGCTTCTCGATCAAaccaaaagtaaaaaataatggGTTATAATCTTATTTGAGTTAGGTTCAGGTAAATGAAAATTGCATGTGAATGGATGTGGTTCGAAAGTTCGCTTAAAATTAGCTTGAGATCAACATATCCAACTCCAAGacattgttaaatttaataacatCTTCTTTACTTGTGAATTGCATATATTCATAATTCTTTTTGGATTATCTCTCACacgagatttaaaaaaaattgtatttaaaacataatttcttataattaatataacttgAAATCGAGTTACTTATCTTAATTCCATGTTTGAACACAGGAGAATAAATAGATGCTTTaaatattaacattttatttaaaaaaaaaaaattatccaaacAACTCAAACTAACCCGACTTAAATGTTACATGATTTGATTGGTTTGGGATGGGTTCATTAGcttgtaaatattattttaattgatacagTTTTTTTTCTCCACTCCCTCCCCATTCCCcgcctaattcgaacaattgaAATCATGTCTAAAATCCAGCTCGATCCATAATCATCTCTAAACTTTTGTTTAGGCAAATAGCGAAATTTAAAAGATATCTTTTCATAAGTTAGCCTTCAAAACTATGAGATATTGCCAAATTATgttgaacctttttttttttctttacttttattcaatGGAAAAATTGGAGATGGACTAAGAACTCACGTCATTGACTAACAAATGGTTCATCTAATCATAGAGAAGTTATTAGCCACAAAATGGTAATATGTGTACTAGTTCTACACTCTACCTCAAACCTGAGTTTTACACTTTACATAATTTCTCTTGTCTCTTAgctcaacttttttttattatttcaatctttcgaatttgatttgaaatcttatatgatcatttaaattttaatgtttaaaagTTACTCTTTAGTTCGATAAAGGTGAAAACCAATTTATCCATTTTTAAAATGGTAATCAATAACTTATCTACTAAATTTATATGTTCAAGTTTTCTACAAAAGTATCTTTTATGACGTTCAGATTGAACTGAAAAGGGTCTGAGATTATAATAACATGCGACATATCTAAATGTTGAATTATTCTTGTATGAGTTAATAGTCTTATCTATAAATTCTTAAGCGCATCCCATTCCAATCACAAAtgcaacaaattttaaaatattttttaaaaataagtaataaaaattcaTCACATGACAAATTATgattaaataattgaaattaaattaacatatcaCATTTCTTATTCAATTTAGTCATCCCTCTTATTTCTCCACATAATTTGCTCtatttaacatttatatttacttTCAACTccttataaaacaaaaaaggaaaaccgTTATTTTTGTTCTCTTTAAAAGTAGAAtgtagagaaaaaaaagtgttaTCAAATTGGATTTTTCACTATATGGAATTTCTTTGATATTTTACACAAACATAGATTTAACTATGAGTAATTAATCAACTATCATAGATTCATGGGTTATTCTAGTGGTGGATAAGAGAACATTCACTTGATAAAGGGTTAAAAGGTCATGAGTTCCTTGACACTCGAGTGTTGTAAGGTTAGACGGGTTGTCCTATGAGACTAGTAGAGATGTGCGTAAGTTGACCCGAACACTCACatatataaaagataaaaagtaaTTAACCAAAAATTCAAgttactagaaaaaaaaaatactagttTCCTCCTCGTATTCCATATTCTCTTGTGTGAACTAAATTTTCTATTATCGGTGATAGATGATAGTAgtttatcagtatctatcaatatatataattgatagacattgatattttattatatttataagtattttagttcattttataaatgaatttttaataaatatcgtAGAGGAATTCTCATTAGGCTAATTTTGtaatgttatattatttatttatttatcgacaaaaaaaaaagaaaaaagaaaaaagaaaaaagacaaccCTCTCCGTTTTAAGACGCAGTCAAAGGTCCAAGACCAACTtatcaatatataataaataactttttaaaaaatgaagaaaaaaaaatgtcgcatttgatttaaactttttttccttttttttttttggcatttaaataaataagtcGTGTTTATTTAATTCCACAATTCAAGGATAATGGAGAACAAGTATCAAATGACACTGTATTTATCATTAATATAATGGTTTAGCAAAAGAAGCTATGCTTATTTAAGGatataaaaattgatatatcacTTTATTACATAAACAATATACTAgcaatatatcatataaataGAAAAGCTTATTGCTACCATATAAATAGAAAGTTTTGGACCACATCACATATAATCATGCATCATTACCTAATTCTATTAATGACATGTGTTTATCAATCATGTCCAAAAAAATTATTACTCACGTGCATATGAGTTACATCTATCTTTTTACGCTCATTCAagttttacattaaaaaatcgATAACATTCAAGAAAAATTTATCATATGACGAAGATTGATGAAGTCCTAGATATACCTAATTATTTTCCAAATATATATAACTGTATTTTTAGATAAACAAGAATAGATAAAGATTCGAACGAACCTTTGATTTATTGATCGAAAACATATACCCTTTGACATGGAAAAAACTACATGTCTCTTTTGTTCACAATTTGGattctgttttatgtttttaaattcaTCGAGTTCAACGAAATAGGTTTGCCAGGCAACctaaattatatttatgtaaattgttttgagattttgtgatccaaacagtgcaaattttgaaaataacatttttgtattttatttttatatgaaatttgaattttagaatttaaaatgtaaaattgtattaaataaagataaaaatatttaaaaatatagtatgtcatgttataaattcatgtcaattttttaaaattaaaatatatattatggttgtattataaattaaattaagttcaGTTATAAGTTTatcaatatgattttaaaatttagaagttaGTCCCTAaccttcttttgatttttatttatttattttggttttcCCCTTTTAACCTAGAAGTAAGAGGACAAGGAGAGAGAAGATTGAAACGCCGTCGTTTCCGGCGAAGAAGAACCCACTCCGCGCCGCCGCCGAAGCCAAGGCTGAAAAAATCCGGAAggccaaaaataaaaagaaattaaataaaaaagaaagaaagaaagaagaagaagaagaagaagaagaaggaagtgaGGTTGCAACGGTCGAAGCCTTTTTACGAGGCTGAAAATCCATTTAAAGTTCTTCACGAGAAAGCCTCAAAAcccattaatttttttcttttttctctctcaacccttttctcaaatttctcttttttcgttgttttttgttttgcccccttctttctctctcttttcatctcaaattttctctctttcttttttgccCTTTTTTCTGTTATTTGACTGAGACTACAGAGCGATGGGAAAGAAAAGTCCCAGAAAGAAAATAAAGGGAAAGCCAAAAGAAGGAACTGGAAGAAGATTCTGAGCTCCCCCAAATgcccttttccttcttttccctTTTACCCTCTTAACAATGGCGGACGATCCTTCTTCATTGACCAAGGTATTCAATAAAAACACATTATACCCCTTTTAACATTCATTCCTTATTGTCTTTTTCCTGGCTTTTTACTccatgttttagtttttttttttaaaagttatctCTAATCTTTCTATCATGTAATAAACTCTGTGATCTGCTTGTTCATTAAGCTATCTTTTATTCCTGAAATTCCGGGGTTTGATTTTGTCTTTTACATTGGAGCTGAAACTGAATCCAACTGGGATTTCctgttatatttttctttttttcttgttcAATGTGTTGGACTTTGAGATCATTGCTTCGGTTTGTtctaaacattttttttgttattatattcATATGTTTCCCTTTTCGCATCTGTTCCTTATTGAATTTcgaaacccattttttttttatttatttattttataaaaggtTTAGCACATATTTTTTGAGTAATTCTATGTCGACCCTATTGGCTATGGTGTTGATTGTTATTCAATCTTGTATATCTCGTGTCTGGGAGCTGAATCTGTTTGACTTTAATACCTGCATCATCTCGGTGCTTCATAATGCCAAGAAATCTCCATGTTCTGTGGTGCAGCGTTTATCCATGTTTGAATATTGGATCCCAATGTTTTAGGGTCTAGCATGTGCATGACCAATCCTATGGTACTAGTAACTCTATTTGAATACAATCTTTTATATCTGAAGTCTGGGAAGTGAATCTGTTTGGCTCTAATCTCTGATTAGTAGTCTGTAGCTTTTGCATCACAGTGCTTTTCATAATGGCAGGAAACTTTTATTTCAAAGGTTCCCAAGAAATCCCCATTGATGCTAAGGATGATTGTCTTGGTCTTCGCCATGGTCTGTGGTATATTTATATGCTCAGTTTGTCTGAAGCAAATTAGCACCAGATCAAAGGTCGGATTTATGAAAGTTGAGGTTATTGACATGCCCTGTTCAAAGCCTAAGATTGATCTTTCAGATGTTCCTTTTGTGCACTTTCCTAAACCTACAACATATAGCAGGTAGAAAGAAATATCCATTTTGTAGTTTGacttgaaattaaaattgaatagaTTGGTAACAAATAGATTTTCTGCACATTTCAGGGCTGAATGTGCTTGTCACCCAGTTCGATATTTTGCGATTTTGTCAATGCAGAGATCAGGCAGTGGTTGGTTTGAGACATTATTAAATAATCATACTAACATAAGTTCCAATGGAGAGATATTCTCGGTTAAAGTTAGGAGAAGTAATATTTCAACCATTGTTGAAACTTTGGATAAAGTTTACAATCTGGACTGGTTTAGTAGTGCTTCGAAAAATGAGTGCACAGCAGCTGTTGGCCTTAAGTGGATGCTTAATCAGGTAAGAACCATACTGTCAATTCATTTGGTTTCTTCTGCTATGGGAAGTAACATTTGAGTGAGATGCACAAGGATTTTATGCCACCATTTAATGGGCAGCACTTGTGTTGCATGATGCTTGAATTA comes from the Benincasa hispida cultivar B227 chromosome 5, ASM972705v1, whole genome shotgun sequence genome and includes:
- the LOC120078467 gene encoding uncharacterized protein LOC120078467; translated protein: MADDPSSLTKETFISKVPKKSPLMLRMIVLVFAMVCGIFICSVCLKQISTRSKVGFMKVEVIDMPCSKPKIDLSDVPFVHFPKPTTYSRAECACHPVRYFAILSMQRSGSGWFETLLNNHTNISSNGEIFSVKVRRSNISTIVETLDKVYNLDWFSSASKNECTAAVGLKWMLNQGLMQHHVDIVEYFKRRGVSAIFLFRRNLLRRMISVLANSYDRDAKLLNGTHKSHVHSHHEADILAKYKPVINATLLIPNLKQVEDTTTKALEYFKSTRHIVLYYEDVVKNRTKLRDVQDFLKVPRRKLKSRQVKIHRGPLSNQIENWEDVQKALQGSQYESFLKADYRK